From one Solanum stenotomum isolate F172 chromosome 12, ASM1918654v1, whole genome shotgun sequence genomic stretch:
- the LOC125848093 gene encoding probable esterase KAI2, with amino-acid sequence MKNKKSDQKMGIVEEAHNVKVLGSGEKTIVLGHGFGTDQSVWKQLVPYLVDEYRVVLYDNMGAGPTNPDYFNFDRYSSLEGYAYDLIAILEELQINRCMYLGHSLSAMTGVVASIFRPDLFSKLILVSASPRFINTDDYYGGFELEDIEQLCQAMESNYKAWVSGFAPLAVGGDMNSVAVQEFSRTLFNMRPDIALSVFRTVFTFDLRHYLSRVTVPCHIIQSSMDVAMPVTVSEYLHRNLGGKSIVEIISTEGHLPHLSAPEATIPVLLRHISHDITAHASSSLG; translated from the exons atgaaaaacaaaaaatcagaCCAAAAAATGGGAATCGTTGAAGAAGCTCACAACGTAAAAGTTCTGGGTTCAGGCGAGAAGACCATCGTACTCGGTCATGGCTTCGGCACCGATCAATCTGTTTGGAAACAGCTTGTTCCTTACCTCGTTGATGAATATCGTGTTGTACTTTACGATAACATGGGTGCTGGACCGACAAATCCTGATTACTTCAATTTTGATCGATACTCTTCCCTTGAAGGTTATGCCTATGATTTAATTGCCATTTTGGAGGAACTTCAAATCAATCGTTGCATGTACTTAGGTCATTCCTTATCGGCCATGACCGGTGTTGTTGCTTCTATTTTTCGTCCTGATCTCTTCTCCAAACTCATCCTTGTTTCAGCTTCTCCAAG GTTCATAAATACGGATGACTATTACGGAGGATTTGAGTTGGAAGACATAGAGCAATTATGTCAAGCGATGGAATCGAACTACAAGGCATGGGTATCTGGATTTGCGCCACTAGCGGTGGGAGGTGATATGAATTCCGTGGCAGTACAAGAATTCAGCAGGACATTATTCAACATGAGACCAGACATAGCACTCAGTGTTTTCCGCACTGTTTTCACGTTCGACCTAAGGCATTATCTGTCCCGTGTTACTGTCCCTTGCCATATCATACAGAGCTCAATGGATGTTGCAATGCCAGTCACTGTTTCCGAATATTTACACAGAAATCTTGGCGGAAAATCGATTGTAGAGATCATCTCAACCGAAGGTCATCTTCCGCATTTGAGCGCACCTGAGGCTACTATTCCCGTGTTGCTTCGACACATTTCTCATGACATTACTGCTCATGCTTCTTCTAGTTTAGGATAA
- the LOC125849305 gene encoding probable esterase KAI2: protein MGIVEEAHNVKILGTGDRTIVLAHGFGTDQSVWKHLVPHLVDDYKVVLFDNMGAGTTNPDYFDFERYSTLEGYAYDVIAILEELQIPCCIYVGHSVSAMIGAIASVARPDLFTKLVTVSASPRYLNDVDYYGGFEQEDLDQLFEAMRSNYKAWCSGFAPLAIGGDMDSVAVQEFSRTLFNMRPDIALSVLQIIFQSDLRHMLPHVTVPCHIIQSMKDLAVPVVVSEYLHQNLGGESIVEVMSTDGHLPQLSSPDVVLPVLLRHIRFDISVDK from the exons ATGGGAATTGTTGAAGAAGCACACAACGTGAAGATTTTAGGAACAGGGGATCGAACCATAGTCCTTGCTCATGGGTTCGGAACAGATCAATCTGTGTGGAAACATTTGGTTCCTCATCTAGTTGACGATTATAAGGTTGTCTTATTTGACAATATGGGAGCTGGAACTACCAACCCAGATTACTTTGACTTTGAAAGGTACTCAACCTTAGAAGGATACGCCTATGATGTGATCGCTATTTTGGAAGAACTCCAAATTCCTTGTTGTATTTATGTCGGTCACTCTGTTTCTGCCATGATTGGTGCCATCGCTTCTGTTGCACGTCCCGATCTCTTCACCAAACTTGTCACAGTTTCTGCTTCTCCAAG gtATTTGAATGACGTGGACTATTATGGAGGATTCGAACAAGAAGATCTGGATCAATTATTTGAAGCAATGAGATCAAATTACAAGGCATGGTGTTCAGGTTTTGCACCTTTAGCTATAGGAGGGGACATGGACTCTGTTGCGGTACAGGAATTCAGCAGGACATTGTTCAATATGAGACCAGACATAGCATTAAGTGTGTTACAAATTATATTCCAAAGTGATTTGAGGCATATGTTGCCTCATGTGACTGTTCCTTGTCATATAATTCAGAGCATGAAGGACCTGGCTGTGCCTGTCGTAGTCTCCGAATACCTACACCAGAACCTCGGAGGCGAATCGATTGTGGAGGTGATGTCCACGGATGGACATCTGCCGCAGCTGAGTTCACCTGATGTTGTTTTGCCGGTGTTGCTTAGGCATATTCGCTTTGATATTTCCGTTGATAAATAA